The Streptomyces sp. NBC_00236 DNA window CGACGCCGTAGTCGACGAGGTCGAAGATCGGGGCCTCGGCGTCCTTGTTGACCGCGACGATGGTCTTCGAGGTCTGCATGCCGGCCCGGTGCTGGATCGCGCCGGAGATGCCCGAGGCGATGTAGAGCTGCGGCGAGACGGACTTGCCGGTCTGGCCGACCTGGTTGGTGTGCGGGTACCAGCCGGCGTCGACCGCGGCGCGGGAGGCGCCGACGGCCGCACCGAGGGAGTCGGCGAGGGCCTCGATGATCGCGAAGTTCTCCGCGCCGTTGACGCCACGGCCGCCCGAGACCACGATCGCGGCCTCCGTCAGCTCGGGGCGGCCCGTCGACTCGCGCGGGGTGCGGGAGACGACCTTCGTGCCGGTGGCCTGCTCCGAGAAGGAGACCGCGAGGGCCTCGACGGCGCCGGCTGCCGGAGCCGCCTCGACCGGGGCCGAGTTCGGCTTGACCGTGATGACCGGAGCGCCCTTGGAGACACGGGACTTGGTGGTGTACGAGGCGGCGAACGCGGACTGCGTCGCGACCGGGCCCTGGTCTCCGGCTTCCAGGTCGACGGCGTCGGTGATGATGCCGGAGCCGATACGGATCGCGAGACGGGCCGCGATCTCCTTGGCCTCCGCGGAGGAGGGCAGCAGCACGGCGGCGGGCGACACCGCGTCGCAGGCGGCCTGCAGCGCGTCCACCTTCGGAACGACCAGGTAGTCGGCGAACTCGGAGGCGTCGGCGGTCAGGACCTTGACCGCACCGTGCTCGGCGAGCACGGCGGCGGTGTCCGCGGCACCGTTGCCCAGCGCCACCGCGACCGGCTCACCGATCCGGCGGGCGAGCGTCAGCAGTTCCAGGGTGGGCTTGCGGACGGCACCGTCCACGTGGTCGACATAGACGAGAACTTCAGCCATGGGACTTCAATCTCCTGCGTGTGCGAGGTAGGCGGGGGCGGTGAGGGAACAGCCGGGCTCAGATGAACTTCTGGCCGGCCAGGAACTCGGCCAGAGCCTTGCCGCCCTCGCCCTCGTCCTTGACGATCGTGCCCGCGGTACGGGCCGGACGTGCGGCCGCGGAGTCGACCGCGGTCCAGGAACCGCCCAGACCCACCTCGTCCGCGTCGATGCCCAGATCATCCAGATCCAGCGACTCGACCGGCTTCTTCTTCGCCGCCATGATCCCCTTGAACGACGGGTAGCGGGCCTCACCGGACTGGTCGGTCACCGACACCACCGCCGGCAGCGACGCCTCCAGCTGCTCGGACGCCGTGTCACCGTCCCGGCGGCCGCGCACGACACCGCCCTCCACGGAGACCTCGGACAGCAGCGTCACCTGCGGCACACCCAGCCGCTCGGCCAGCAGCGCCGGAACCACACCCATCGTGCCGTCCGTCGACGCCATCCCCGAGATCACCAGGTCGTAACCCGTCTTCTCGACCGCCTTCGCCAGCACCAACGACGTACCGATCGCGTCCGTACCGTGCAGATCGTCGTCCTCGACGTGAACAGCCTTGTCCGCACCCATCGACAACGCCTTGCGCAACGCGTCCTTGGCGTCCTCCGGACCCACCGTCAACACGGTGACCTCCGCATCGTCCGCCGCGTCCGCGATCTGCAACGCCTGCTCGACCGCGTACTCATCCAGCTCCGACAGCAGACCGTCGACATCCTCACGATCCAACGTCAGGTCATCGGCGAAATGCCGGTCACCGGTCGCGTCGGGCACGTACTTCACACAGACAACGATCCTCAAGCTCACGCCGGCTCTCCTACTGCATCGTCATTTCCGGGCTGCCTTGTTGCACGCAGCATAGGCGCCTGATGGGGCGATTTCCGGTCGGGGCGACCGGCGCTCCGACCGTAATATTACTCGTCAGTACACCCATTGGGTGCCCATTAAGCAAGCGCTTGGCACTGTGATCTGGCCTACGCCGGGCAGTCCGGCGCCACCGGATGATCTCAGTCTCGCAGAGCCGTGAACCGGCCCTGGTGATAGACCAGCGGCCTGCCGCCCCCCGCCGGATCCCCGACGACCGCCTGCGCGATCACGATCCGGTGGTCCCCCGCCGGAATCCGCGCCACGACCCGGCAGACGAGCCAGGCGAGCACGCCGTCCAGCAGCGGGACGCCTTCCGGTCCGCTGCGCCAATCGGTGGACGGTCCGAACCGGTCGGCGCCGCTGCGGGCGAAGGTGGTGGCCAGCTCCCGCTGATGGTCGCCGAGTATGTGCACGCCGATGTGGCCGGCTTCCGAGACGACGGGCCAGCTGGAGGACGAGGTGCCGACGCCGAAGGAGATGAGCGGCGGGTCCGCGGCGACGGAGTTGAGCGAGGTGGCGGTGAAACCGACCGGCCGTTCACCGGCCGCGGTGATCACGGCGACACCGGCGGCATGCTGCCGGAACACGGAACGCAGGAGGTCCGGGGATGCCGTCAGGGGGGTGTCGGTCTCGGGTGATGCCGTCATGGAGATGTCCTTCTGCGCGTCGGGGGTGCGGGGCCGTGGATGCTCAGGCATCCGGACAGCGCGCACTCGCGTTGCGGGCGAGGTCGATATGGACCCGGCCGTAGAGAAGGAGTTCCGGCGGCATAACGTCAGACTGACGATGCGCGGCGGGCGGCGTCAAGACCGTCCCACAAGGTGGGAGAAGCATCACGGTCCGTCACATCGCCTGCCCCAGGGCGGCGACGACGTCGACGGTCCGCGGCTGTCCGACGGCGCGGCGGACCACCAGTCCGGAGGCGTCGAGGACCAGGACGGTCGGGGTCCTGCTGATGCCGAGCGCGCGTACGAGAGTGAGATGCGCCTCGGCGTCGATCTCCACATGGGCGACGCCCTCGACCATGCCCGCGACCTCCGCGAGGGTGCGGCGGGTGGCCCGACAGGGCTGGCAGAACGCGCTGGAGAACTGGACGAGCGTGGCCCTCTCCCCCAATTCCACGCCGAGTTGGGCGGCATCGAGCCGCTCCGCACGCGTCCGCACATCCACCTTCGGCCTCCTGTCAGAGCTCTACGCAAAGGGTCAGCACCCACAGCCTCCGGGACATTCCCCGGCGTTCCACGTGACGAGAATCTCGCGCCCCGCGCCCGACGGGACTGGCCACCACGACGCGCATGGGGCACGATCGGCCCAATGCCGAAAACCTACGGCTGCGTAACTTCCGCCGGGAGAATCCTCCCCAGGCGCTGAAGAAGGGTCTTCTCCAGATGGCAGAACTCGTCTATCGGCCGGTCATCGGCGCCGCTCGCACGTTTTTCAAGGCGCTCGACCTGAAGATCGACACTCAGGGTTCGGAGCACATCCCGAAGACCGGTGGCGCGGTTCTGGTGAGCAACCACATCAGCTATCTGGACTTCATCTTCACCGGCCTCGCGACGCTGCCGCAGAAGCGGCTGGTGCGGTTCATGGCCAAGGAATCGGTGTTCCGGCACAGGATCTCGGGCCCCCTGATGCGCGGCATGAAGCACATTCCCGTCGACCGCAAGCAGGGCGAGGACGCGTATGCGCACGCGTTGGCCTCGCTGCGTTCCGGCGAGATCGTCGGAGTGTTCCCCGAGGCGACGATCTCGGAGTCCTTCACGCTGAAGAGCTTCAAGTCGGGCGCCGCGCGCCTGGCACAGGAGGCGGGTGTGCCGCTGATCCCGATGGCGCTGTGGGGCACCCAGCGCCTGTGGACCAAGGGGCGCCCGCGCAACTTCAGGCGCAGCCACATCCCGGTGACGATCCGGGTCGGTGAGCCGCTGGAGGCCCCGGCCGACCAGTACGCGGGTGCGATCACCCGGCGGCTGCGAGAGCGCGTGCAGGAACTGCTCGAAGCCGCTCAGCGTGCCTACCCGGTGCGCCCGAAGGACGCGAGCGACACCTGGTGGGTGCCCTCGCACCTCGGGGGTACGGCTCCGACCGCCGCAGAGGTCCGCGAGCGCAGCTGACGCCGCCCGCCGGGGCCCGGCGGCGGAAACGTCACTCCGGAGCGCGGAGGGCGCTCCGCGCTCCTGGATCGGGCCTCACCGGGCAACCGGTGGGGCCGGCCGCTCCGGTAGGGCCGACGGTCAGAGCGCCGTCGGCAGCGCGCGCCAGAGTTCGGCGCGGTCGGCGGACGTGCGCAGACCACGCAGCACGGCCGGATGCGGCGCCGCGTAGAGCGTCGGGTAGTCGACCTCGCCGAGCTCCGGCCGGACGGGCCAGGCCAGC harbors:
- a CDS encoding electron transfer flavoprotein subunit alpha/FixB family protein is translated as MAEVLVYVDHVDGAVRKPTLELLTLARRIGEPVAVALGNGAADTAAVLAEHGAVKVLTADASEFADYLVVPKVDALQAACDAVSPAAVLLPSSAEAKEIAARLAIRIGSGIITDAVDLEAGDQGPVATQSAFAASYTTKSRVSKGAPVITVKPNSAPVEAAPAAGAVEALAVSFSEQATGTKVVSRTPRESTGRPELTEAAIVVSGGRGVNGAENFAIIEALADSLGAAVGASRAAVDAGWYPHTNQVGQTGKSVSPQLYIASGISGAIQHRAGMQTSKTIVAVNKDAEAPIFDLVDYGVVGDLFNVVPQLTDEITARKG
- a CDS encoding TlpA family protein disulfide reductase encodes the protein MDVRTRAERLDAAQLGVELGERATLVQFSSAFCQPCRATRRTLAEVAGMVEGVAHVEIDAEAHLTLVRALGISRTPTVLVLDASGLVVRRAVGQPRTVDVVAALGQAM
- a CDS encoding lysophospholipid acyltransferase family protein; translated protein: MAELVYRPVIGAARTFFKALDLKIDTQGSEHIPKTGGAVLVSNHISYLDFIFTGLATLPQKRLVRFMAKESVFRHRISGPLMRGMKHIPVDRKQGEDAYAHALASLRSGEIVGVFPEATISESFTLKSFKSGAARLAQEAGVPLIPMALWGTQRLWTKGRPRNFRRSHIPVTIRVGEPLEAPADQYAGAITRRLRERVQELLEAAQRAYPVRPKDASDTWWVPSHLGGTAPTAAEVRERS
- a CDS encoding flavin reductase family protein, with product MTASPETDTPLTASPDLLRSVFRQHAAGVAVITAAGERPVGFTATSLNSVAADPPLISFGVGTSSSSWPVVSEAGHIGVHILGDHQRELATTFARSGADRFGPSTDWRSGPEGVPLLDGVLAWLVCRVVARIPAGDHRIVIAQAVVGDPAGGGRPLVYHQGRFTALRD
- a CDS encoding electron transfer flavoprotein subunit beta/FixA family protein, whose translation is MSLRIVVCVKYVPDATGDRHFADDLTLDREDVDGLLSELDEYAVEQALQIADAADDAEVTVLTVGPEDAKDALRKALSMGADKAVHVEDDDLHGTDAIGTSLVLAKAVEKTGYDLVISGMASTDGTMGVVPALLAERLGVPQVTLLSEVSVEGGVVRGRRDGDTASEQLEASLPAVVSVTDQSGEARYPSFKGIMAAKKKPVESLDLDDLGIDADEVGLGGSWTAVDSAAARPARTAGTIVKDEGEGGKALAEFLAGQKFI